In one window of Cytophagaceae bacterium ABcell3 DNA:
- the pdhA gene encoding pyruvate dehydrogenase (acetyl-transferring) E1 component subunit alpha, protein MASVKETTKTNVDSSEKFSKETYMFWYEKMQLLRKFEEKAGQLYGQQKIKGFCHLYIGQEACALGAVSATREGDKWITAYRDHGLPLALGSDPNAIMAELFGKETGSSKGKGGSMHIFDKEKGFVGGHGIVGGQVPLGAGLAFAEKYKKTGNISLCFMGDGAVRQGAFHETLNMAMTWKLPVIFIIENNGYAMGTSVQRTSNVTDLYKLGSAYDMPSEPVDAMSVENVHIAIEQAAERARKGDGPTLLEFRTYRYKGHSMSDPAKYRTKEELAEYKRRDPIEQVKATILSKKYATEEELKGIDKGIKKTVDESVKFAEKSSFPDASESYKDIYVQEDYPFIIE, encoded by the coding sequence ATGGCAAGTGTTAAAGAAACGACAAAAACAAATGTAGACTCCTCAGAGAAATTTTCAAAAGAGACCTATATGTTCTGGTATGAAAAGATGCAGTTGCTTAGAAAATTTGAGGAAAAAGCAGGACAGCTTTATGGCCAGCAAAAAATTAAAGGCTTTTGCCATTTATATATAGGACAAGAAGCTTGTGCGTTAGGAGCAGTTTCTGCAACTCGCGAAGGAGACAAATGGATAACGGCATATAGAGACCATGGATTGCCACTTGCTCTAGGTTCTGACCCAAATGCAATCATGGCGGAACTATTCGGAAAAGAAACTGGTTCTTCCAAAGGTAAGGGCGGATCAATGCACATCTTTGACAAGGAAAAAGGTTTTGTAGGAGGGCATGGTATCGTTGGGGGGCAAGTTCCTCTAGGTGCAGGGTTAGCATTTGCCGAAAAATATAAAAAGACTGGAAATATTAGTCTTTGCTTTATGGGAGATGGCGCTGTTCGTCAAGGGGCATTTCACGAAACCCTGAACATGGCTATGACTTGGAAGCTTCCGGTGATTTTCATTATTGAAAACAACGGCTATGCAATGGGTACTTCGGTACAGAGAACGTCAAACGTGACGGATCTATACAAATTAGGAAGTGCATATGACATGCCTTCTGAGCCAGTAGATGCAATGAGTGTAGAAAATGTTCATATTGCGATAGAACAAGCAGCAGAAAGAGCAAGAAAAGGCGATGGCCCTACGTTATTAGAGTTCAGAACTTACAGGTACAAAGGTCACTCTATGTCTGACCCTGCTAAGTACAGAACCAAAGAAGAACTGGCAGAATACAAAAGAAGGGATCCGATAGAGCAGGTTAAAGCAACTATTCTTTCTAAAAAATATGCAACGGAAGAGGAACTAAAAGGAATAGATAAAGGTATAAAGAAAACAGTAGATGAATCTGTAAAATTTGCTGAAAAGTCATCATTCCCTGATGCTAGTGAATCTTACAAAGACATCTATGTACAGGAAGATTATCCTTTTATCATAGAATAA
- a CDS encoding tetratricopeptide repeat protein translates to MTNNPQKVKTSEKVQNTETLQDTFSQSEEFLSKYRNLILGAIGLVVLAVAGVIFYNHNNEQQNAEAQQAMFPAVFYFEADSLERALHGNERSPGLLNIATDYSNTKAGNLANFYAGVIFMRQNQFDDAIKHLKQFSSEDLLLQARAYSLIGDAYMEQENFEQAVSYYKKAADYKPNEQFTPNYIMKAALAFELKNDFSSAVGMYDRIISKYPRSQEFNDAKKLKARAETLASNQ, encoded by the coding sequence ATGACAAACAACCCGCAAAAAGTAAAAACATCTGAGAAAGTTCAGAACACTGAGACTCTACAGGACACGTTCTCGCAATCTGAAGAGTTTCTTTCAAAATACAGAAACCTTATACTAGGCGCTATTGGCCTTGTTGTGTTGGCTGTAGCTGGTGTGATATTTTATAACCACAACAACGAACAGCAAAATGCAGAAGCGCAACAAGCCATGTTCCCTGCGGTTTTTTATTTTGAAGCGGACTCACTAGAAAGAGCACTCCATGGAAATGAAAGAAGCCCTGGGTTATTAAATATTGCCACCGATTATAGCAATACTAAGGCTGGGAACTTAGCAAACTTTTATGCAGGAGTCATCTTCATGAGGCAAAACCAGTTTGACGATGCAATTAAGCACCTTAAGCAGTTCAGCTCTGAAGACCTTTTGCTTCAGGCAAGAGCATACTCACTTATTGGAGATGCCTACATGGAACAAGAAAACTTTGAGCAGGCTGTAAGTTATTACAAAAAAGCGGCTGACTATAAACCAAATGAGCAGTTTACTCCAAACTATATCATGAAAGCGGCCTTGGCCTTTGAACTGAAAAACGATTTTAGTTCAGCAGTAGGGATGTATGATAGAATAATCAGCAAATACCCTAGGTCTCAAGAGTTTAATGATGCTAAAAAACTAAAAGCAAGAGCAGAAACACTTGCCAGCAATCAATAA
- the ribH gene encoding 6,7-dimethyl-8-ribityllumazine synthase, with protein MATSLKNLSTYSNKGLTNISEKNFAIVVAEWNSEITEALYAGAKDTLLKHGAKEENIISKIVPGSFELTMGAQWVAQRDDVDAVICIGCVIRGETKHNDYICHAVAKGLTDVSLKFNKPVIFGVLTPDNQQQAIDRAGGKHGNKGDEAAITAIKMLGF; from the coding sequence ATGGCCACTTCCCTCAAAAACCTCAGCACCTACTCTAACAAAGGCCTTACCAATATTTCAGAAAAAAACTTTGCTATAGTTGTAGCAGAGTGGAACTCCGAAATTACGGAAGCTTTATATGCTGGCGCCAAGGACACCTTGCTCAAACATGGCGCTAAAGAAGAAAACATCATTAGCAAAATTGTACCTGGCAGCTTTGAACTTACTATGGGTGCCCAATGGGTAGCGCAAAGAGACGATGTGGACGCAGTAATTTGTATTGGCTGTGTAATACGAGGAGAAACCAAACATAATGATTACATTTGCCATGCCGTAGCCAAAGGGCTTACAGATGTGAGTCTCAAATTCAACAAGCCGGTCATTTTTGGTGTACTTACTCCCGACAACCAACAACAGGCTATAGACAGGGCCGGAGGAAAACATGGCAACAAAGGTGACGAAGCGGCCATAACGGCAATAAAAATGCTCGGTTTTTAA
- a CDS encoding aspartate kinase encodes MKVLKFGGTSVGKPERMQSVARLISDSERKLVVLSAVSGTTNKLVDISDKLLKKDKPAAAEAIENLFGPYQEFLKNLYSTEEALNKGKEIIEEHHSFIKSLLEKKFTEKEERQVLAQGELISTKLFHEYLQEQGKKSVLLPALEFMKTDENSEPVLPYIEENLQRLIDKYPDNLIFVTQGYICKNDKGEIDNLKRGGSDYTASLAGAAIRAEEVQIWTDISGMHNNDPRIVKRTFPISELTFDEAAELAYFGAKILHPSTILPAKKYNIPVRLLNTMEPEAKGTVIANQSAPKEVKAIAAKDNIIAIKIKSARMLLAYGFLKKVFEIFEKYKTPIDMITTSEVAVSLTIDNDKHLEQIKNELQEFCWVEVETEQSIICIVGDFLAEKKGIVRKIFDSLEDVPVRMISYGGSKNNISILVKTEQKNEALNLLNEGLFFQEEGVNS; translated from the coding sequence ATGAAAGTTCTAAAGTTTGGCGGAACATCTGTAGGGAAACCTGAAAGAATGCAATCTGTTGCCCGCCTTATATCTGATTCAGAAAGGAAACTAGTGGTTTTATCAGCGGTATCAGGCACAACCAACAAACTGGTTGATATCTCTGACAAACTTTTGAAAAAAGACAAACCTGCCGCCGCTGAAGCTATTGAGAATCTTTTCGGCCCCTATCAGGAGTTCTTAAAAAACCTTTATTCTACCGAAGAGGCATTGAATAAAGGGAAAGAAATAATTGAAGAACACCACAGCTTCATCAAAAGCCTTTTAGAAAAAAAATTTACTGAAAAAGAAGAAAGGCAAGTATTGGCACAGGGTGAACTGATCTCCACAAAGCTCTTTCATGAATATCTCCAAGAACAGGGTAAAAAGTCTGTGCTTTTGCCTGCCCTTGAGTTTATGAAAACAGACGAAAACTCTGAACCTGTTCTTCCATACATAGAAGAGAACCTTCAACGTTTGATTGACAAATACCCTGACAACCTAATATTTGTTACCCAAGGGTATATATGCAAAAATGATAAAGGAGAAATAGACAACCTGAAAAGAGGCGGAAGCGACTATACGGCATCTTTGGCCGGAGCAGCTATTAGAGCGGAAGAAGTTCAAATTTGGACAGACATCAGTGGAATGCATAACAATGACCCACGCATTGTCAAAAGGACATTCCCTATTTCTGAGCTAACTTTTGACGAGGCGGCAGAACTAGCTTATTTCGGAGCTAAAATTCTTCACCCTTCAACTATTTTACCTGCAAAGAAATACAACATACCGGTAAGATTGTTAAACACCATGGAGCCTGAAGCCAAAGGTACAGTCATAGCTAACCAAAGTGCGCCTAAGGAAGTAAAAGCCATTGCTGCAAAAGACAATATCATAGCTATTAAGATCAAGTCAGCAAGAATGCTCCTTGCGTATGGTTTTCTTAAAAAGGTATTTGAAATATTTGAAAAGTATAAGACTCCTATTGACATGATTACTACTTCTGAGGTAGCTGTATCATTGACAATAGACAACGACAAACACCTGGAGCAAATAAAAAATGAGCTGCAAGAGTTTTGCTGGGTAGAAGTAGAAACCGAACAATCTATTATTTGTATTGTCGGTGATTTCCTTGCTGAGAAAAAAGGTATTGTCAGAAAGATATTTGACTCCCTGGAAGATGTTCCGGTAAGGATGATATCATATGGCGGTAGCAAAAACAATATTTCTATTCTGGTTAAAACAGAGCAGAAAAATGAAGCCTTAAACCTTCTAAATGAAGGACTATTTTTTCAGGAAGAAGGCGTTAATTCTTAA
- a CDS encoding tetratricopeptide repeat protein, producing MRIIPYLKIFLAFLLIVSCHICVAQKKKKGTYTQKAMELYKSEDYEKAVPAFDKAINSTKKKDQEMYKLYLYRAVSKSRTGDYYGSYNDINTCLKLNPFYAEAYIFRGMLNLLMDSEKEALTDFNKATEAEPENFYAWIYMADLYYEMKDYEMAAESYSKALNINPNDEDARAKRADIWYLLKKYEKAIEDYDHILELMPENGDAYYMRGLSKTYIANTDTLGACEDIKRAKELGTNTDMPGLEEYCNE from the coding sequence ATGCGAATCATTCCATATTTAAAAATATTTTTAGCCTTTTTACTGATAGTCTCCTGTCACATTTGCGTGGCTCAGAAAAAAAAGAAGGGAACCTACACCCAAAAAGCAATGGAGCTTTATAAAAGTGAGGACTATGAAAAAGCAGTGCCCGCTTTTGACAAAGCCATTAACAGTACAAAAAAGAAAGATCAGGAGATGTATAAACTTTATCTGTACAGAGCTGTTTCAAAAAGCCGTACAGGTGACTATTACGGTTCGTATAATGACATTAACACTTGTTTGAAGCTCAATCCCTTTTACGCTGAGGCATACATATTCCGAGGAATGCTCAATTTGCTTATGGACAGCGAAAAAGAAGCACTTACAGACTTCAACAAAGCTACGGAAGCTGAGCCAGAAAACTTTTACGCATGGATATATATGGCTGACCTATATTATGAAATGAAAGACTACGAAATGGCAGCTGAGTCTTATTCAAAAGCATTGAACATAAACCCGAACGACGAAGACGCCAGGGCCAAAAGAGCCGACATTTGGTACCTTTTGAAAAAGTATGAAAAAGCCATCGAAGACTATGACCATATTCTAGAGCTTATGCCAGAAAATGGAGACGCTTATTATATGAGAGGTTTAAGCAAAACGTATATAGCCAACACCGATACCTTAGGAGCCTGTGAAGATATCAAGCGGGCAAAAGAGCTTGGCACAAACACAGATATGCCAGGTCTTGAGGAATATTGCAATGAGTAA
- a CDS encoding regulatory protein RecX, translated as MTFHKKQKVLSKNDVLQKILKYCTWRERSMHEVHTKLKQYALKANDIEEIISFISDEGFVNDERFSKIYAGSKFRLSKWGKNKIKAGLFAKGVSGTLAENAINEEIEKEEYYLCLKELYQKKQAEVALKEGLSAIDIKNRVFRYLLGKGYEMELIYEVEKEL; from the coding sequence ATGACTTTCCATAAAAAACAAAAAGTTCTCAGTAAGAACGATGTTTTACAGAAAATATTAAAGTATTGTACCTGGCGCGAACGCTCTATGCACGAAGTGCATACAAAGTTAAAGCAGTATGCGTTGAAAGCCAATGATATTGAGGAAATTATATCATTTATTTCTGATGAAGGCTTTGTCAACGATGAACGCTTCTCTAAAATATACGCTGGTAGTAAGTTCAGGTTGAGCAAATGGGGCAAAAATAAAATCAAGGCTGGTTTGTTTGCTAAGGGTGTGTCCGGTACTTTGGCAGAAAATGCTATAAATGAAGAGATTGAAAAGGAGGAATACTATCTCTGTTTGAAAGAACTTTACCAGAAAAAGCAAGCTGAAGTTGCTTTGAAAGAAGGCCTTTCTGCTATAGATATAAAAAACCGGGTTTTTAGGTATTTACTGGGAAAAGGCTATGAAATGGAACTGATATATGAAGTAGAAAAGGAATTGTAA
- a CDS encoding MFS transporter: MKNKKAFFLLFLADGVSGFAQGITMLAIPWYFADHHMGGTFSIYYAIITLASLFWGLYAGTIVDGFNRKDVFLGTNFISGLIIISIASLGFKEGVLPSALIMMVFTSTFFGYYIHYPNLYAFAQEITEPKDYTKVTSYIEIVGQTSTIAASALGAILLKGLHTEINFELFNTAVHIPINIDRWEIHEIFLMDGFTYMLSFILIIFIKYVPIKTVVDYDEGPLLERLRTGYNYLKKNPIVTLFGVCSYTIFIVGLIEMFSLIPLYVKNHLSMEGDVLGASKFMFGCGSLISGFIIGKLLQKSSIPKSIIILTALTTIFLFVISFTKDVWVFYIYSIVFGFANSGSRIFRVSYIFTLVPNEINGRVHSMFNVYTTIIRTVFIAAFALPFFTNGSNVTWAYFTLGVYALISTIILLAIYKKVEGLTQAKSSQEPETAEEPVH, encoded by the coding sequence TTGAAAAATAAAAAAGCTTTTTTCCTCCTCTTTCTTGCTGACGGCGTTTCAGGGTTTGCGCAGGGGATTACCATGCTCGCTATACCATGGTACTTTGCCGATCATCATATGGGAGGAACCTTTAGCATCTACTATGCCATTATCACACTCGCGTCTTTATTTTGGGGCCTATATGCAGGTACCATAGTAGATGGTTTCAACAGAAAAGATGTATTCCTTGGCACCAACTTCATTTCTGGCCTTATTATCATTTCTATTGCCTCTTTAGGCTTTAAAGAAGGGGTACTCCCCTCTGCCCTCATAATGATGGTATTTACCAGCACTTTCTTTGGGTATTATATACATTACCCAAACCTATACGCTTTTGCCCAAGAAATTACCGAACCCAAAGATTACACAAAGGTAACTTCTTATATTGAAATTGTCGGTCAAACATCAACGATTGCGGCTTCCGCACTTGGGGCTATCCTTTTAAAAGGGCTTCATACGGAAATCAATTTTGAGCTTTTCAATACAGCCGTCCATATACCCATTAATATAGACAGATGGGAAATACACGAAATATTCTTGATGGATGGCTTTACCTACATGCTTTCCTTTATTTTGATCATTTTCATAAAATATGTACCTATAAAGACTGTAGTAGATTATGACGAAGGGCCTCTGTTGGAAAGACTGCGGACAGGGTACAATTACTTAAAGAAAAACCCAATTGTGACACTGTTTGGTGTTTGCTCCTATACCATTTTTATTGTAGGCCTCATAGAGATGTTTTCACTCATCCCTTTATATGTTAAAAACCACCTAAGCATGGAAGGAGATGTTTTGGGGGCATCTAAATTTATGTTTGGCTGTGGATCCCTAATTTCTGGTTTTATCATCGGTAAGCTCTTACAGAAATCTTCCATACCAAAGTCTATTATTATACTCACGGCATTGACCACCATATTCCTTTTTGTTATTTCTTTTACCAAAGATGTTTGGGTTTTCTACATCTATTCTATTGTGTTTGGGTTCGCCAACTCTGGGTCAAGAATTTTCAGAGTTTCTTATATCTTTACATTAGTCCCTAATGAAATTAATGGGAGAGTGCACAGCATGTTCAATGTTTATACTACCATTATCAGAACAGTATTTATCGCTGCATTTGCCCTTCCTTTCTTCACCAATGGATCAAATGTTACTTGGGCCTACTTCACGCTTGGCGTATATGCGTTAATATCAACTATTATATTGCTAGCCATTTATAAAAAAGTAGAGGGGCTGACCCAAGCAAAATCTAGTCAAGAGCCTGAAACAGCTGAAGAGCCTGTTCATTAA
- a CDS encoding bifunctional UDP-N-acetylmuramoyl-tripeptide:D-alanyl-D-alanine ligase/alanine racemase, producing the protein MLLFSQLPNIVNGSIAQLGEDKAVKHLLFDSRRLIISENALFFAIPGERNNGHKYIEEIYKKGIRLFIVQKGHSKNINSFPEASFIEVAHTVEALQKIAAWHRRQFNLPVVGITGSNAKTIIKEWASQLLSPDFNLLKSPRSYNSQIGVPLSVWQINAQHTLAIFEAGISKKGEMEKLQPVIQPTIGIFTNIGSAHDEGFSSQQEKVIEKLKLFHAAQTIIYCLDHAIIDQEIKNCCISTKKFTWSLKSQDADVFIENIRKSTTETNLVYSYKGKSYPLTIPFTDDASIENVLHCLTLMVYLKVNQESYKDRLKSLLKIPMRLELKQGINNCYIIDDTYNNDLAGLSMAVDFLINQKQKSKKTLILSDIPESGINKKELYKEVASVLYNKGLKRIIGIGAEISKHAHYFSNISTFSTTEDFLNKIQPKDFSDEAILVKGARKFKFENIIQLLQRKTHGTVLEINLDALAHNLNFYRTRLKPGTKVMAMVKAFAYGSGSFETANMLQFHNVDYLAVAYADEGAELRNNGIHTPIMVMNPAPETFHTLIQYKLEPELYNFYILNEFLNFLKSNNLRSAIHIKIDTGMRRLGFEDHEHIQLLNILRNAKDYVQVASIFSHLAAADDISFKEFTYEQIDAFNKITTSLEEGLGYPFLKHICNSAGALRYPEGQFDMVRLGIGLYGIESSGKEQEKLKTVATLKTIISQVKHISKGDTIGYGRKGKAEKDLRIGTIAIGYADGFDRRFSNGIGRVNIKGKLCPVIGNVCMDMTMVDISATEANEGDEVIIFGENPSIIDLAKQAGTIPYEVLTGVGERVKRVYYTE; encoded by the coding sequence ATGCTATTATTCAGTCAATTACCTAACATAGTCAATGGATCGATTGCGCAGCTAGGAGAAGACAAGGCTGTAAAACATTTATTGTTTGATAGTAGAAGACTGATTATATCAGAAAATGCACTTTTTTTTGCTATTCCTGGCGAACGCAACAATGGACATAAATACATTGAAGAAATTTATAAGAAAGGTATAAGACTGTTCATTGTACAAAAAGGTCATTCTAAAAACATCAACTCTTTTCCAGAGGCTTCTTTTATAGAAGTAGCACATACGGTAGAAGCATTACAAAAAATTGCAGCATGGCATAGGCGTCAATTTAACCTTCCCGTCGTAGGCATAACAGGCAGCAATGCCAAAACCATAATTAAAGAATGGGCCTCGCAACTTTTATCGCCTGACTTTAACTTGTTAAAAAGCCCTAGAAGTTATAATTCCCAAATAGGCGTACCCTTATCTGTTTGGCAAATCAATGCCCAACACACTTTGGCCATATTTGAAGCAGGGATCTCAAAAAAGGGAGAAATGGAAAAGCTGCAACCTGTTATACAACCTACCATTGGCATTTTCACCAACATCGGTTCCGCACACGACGAAGGTTTCTCATCGCAGCAGGAAAAGGTAATTGAAAAGCTAAAGCTCTTTCATGCTGCTCAAACAATAATCTACTGTTTAGACCACGCAATTATAGACCAAGAGATAAAGAATTGCTGCATATCTACCAAGAAGTTTACATGGTCATTGAAAAGCCAGGATGCAGACGTATTTATTGAAAATATCCGCAAAAGCACAACAGAGACAAACCTTGTATACTCCTATAAAGGCAAGTCATACCCGCTCACTATACCTTTTACCGACGATGCCTCTATAGAAAATGTCCTACACTGCCTCACATTGATGGTGTATTTAAAAGTGAACCAGGAGTCTTATAAGGATAGGCTAAAGAGCTTGCTAAAAATACCCATGCGCCTTGAGCTAAAACAAGGCATCAACAACTGCTATATCATAGACGACACTTACAATAATGATTTAGCAGGCCTATCTATGGCAGTAGATTTTCTGATCAACCAAAAACAGAAAAGTAAGAAAACATTAATTCTTTCGGACATTCCAGAGTCAGGAATAAACAAAAAAGAGCTTTATAAAGAAGTTGCTTCGGTTTTATATAACAAAGGGCTAAAAAGAATAATAGGCATAGGCGCGGAAATCTCTAAGCATGCACACTATTTTTCAAATATAAGCACCTTCAGCACCACTGAGGATTTTTTAAACAAAATACAGCCCAAAGACTTCTCCGATGAAGCCATATTGGTAAAAGGTGCTCGAAAGTTTAAGTTTGAAAACATCATCCAACTGCTACAGCGAAAAACCCATGGGACAGTACTGGAAATAAACTTAGATGCACTGGCCCATAACCTCAACTTCTACAGGACCAGGTTGAAACCCGGAACCAAAGTGATGGCCATGGTAAAAGCTTTTGCTTATGGAAGTGGAAGTTTCGAAACGGCCAATATGCTTCAATTTCACAACGTAGACTATCTCGCTGTAGCTTACGCAGATGAAGGAGCAGAGCTAAGAAACAACGGGATTCATACACCCATTATGGTCATGAACCCCGCTCCCGAAACTTTTCATACACTTATTCAATATAAACTGGAGCCTGAACTTTATAATTTTTATATTTTAAATGAATTCCTGAATTTCTTAAAAAGCAACAACCTCCGTTCCGCTATTCATATAAAAATAGACACGGGAATGCGAAGGCTTGGCTTTGAAGATCATGAACACATCCAGTTACTGAATATCTTGCGCAATGCGAAGGACTATGTGCAAGTAGCCAGCATATTTTCACATTTGGCAGCAGCCGACGATATCAGCTTTAAGGAGTTTACCTATGAGCAGATAGATGCTTTTAATAAGATAACGACCTCTTTAGAAGAAGGCTTGGGCTACCCTTTCCTGAAGCATATTTGCAATTCAGCAGGAGCGCTAAGGTACCCTGAAGGGCAGTTTGACATGGTACGTTTAGGCATTGGGCTGTATGGCATAGAGTCAAGCGGTAAAGAACAAGAAAAATTAAAAACTGTAGCGACCCTAAAAACCATTATTTCTCAAGTCAAACATATCTCTAAAGGCGATACCATAGGATATGGGCGAAAGGGAAAAGCGGAGAAAGACCTTCGTATAGGAACAATAGCAATAGGTTACGCAGACGGCTTTGACAGGCGTTTTAGCAATGGAATAGGAAGAGTAAATATCAAGGGCAAACTTTGTCCGGTAATAGGCAATGTGTGCATGGACATGACCATGGTAGACATATCTGCCACGGAAGCCAACGAAGGAGATGAAGTCATCATCTTTGGAGAAAACCCAAGTATTATAGACCTAGCAAAACAAGCTGGCACAATACCTTATGAGGTTCTCACTGGTGTAGGAGAAAGGGTAAAAAGAGTTTATTATACAGAATAA
- a CDS encoding LEA type 2 family protein translates to MKKIVVILFALIPFLFACQPLKPVEFREVEYVQLEKLSRGKANVEVAIKLHNPNKRKFTVTDHHLDVLLNNKPIGNILNEGKVVIPAKSDTTYILHAEADLGNITKNLPMLIGIFAKGEADLTLKGDIKVKSMIFSKTIPVETTEKINAESLNFLQ, encoded by the coding sequence ATGAAAAAAATTGTTGTAATACTCTTCGCCCTTATTCCATTTTTATTCGCATGTCAACCACTAAAACCGGTAGAGTTTAGAGAGGTTGAATACGTACAATTAGAAAAACTAAGCCGTGGAAAAGCTAATGTAGAAGTCGCTATAAAGCTGCACAATCCAAATAAGCGTAAATTCACAGTAACAGACCATCACCTCGATGTCTTGTTAAACAATAAGCCGATTGGCAACATATTAAACGAAGGGAAGGTAGTAATTCCTGCCAAGTCAGACACGACATATATTCTTCATGCCGAAGCGGATTTAGGAAACATTACCAAAAACCTTCCTATGCTCATTGGCATATTTGCCAAGGGTGAAGCCGACTTGACCCTTAAAGGCGACATAAAAGTAAAGAGCATGATATTCAGCAAAACCATTCCGGTTGAGACCACAGAAAAAATAAATGCAGAATCATTAAATTTCCTGCAATAA
- a CDS encoding type 1 glutamine amidotransferase: protein MKSWVKSPENKVTATKFYEDHRLPFIDICEMLIIMGGPMGVCDDKKYPWLVQEKQFIEKAIAKGKKVIGICLGAQLIADVLGAKVYKNAHKEIGWHNITLTEKALASPLFQGFNKDEKVFQWHGDTFDIPTGATNIASSEVCQHQGFVYKNQVLALQFHLESTEKSIEKLIEHCHEELTEKDSFIQSSEQIKEGIEQNLGRNNTLMQLLYNRVSNGY, encoded by the coding sequence ATGAAGAGTTGGGTTAAATCGCCGGAGAACAAAGTTACGGCCACCAAATTTTATGAAGACCACAGGCTTCCATTTATTGATATCTGTGAAATGTTGATTATCATGGGAGGCCCCATGGGCGTATGTGACGACAAGAAGTACCCTTGGCTGGTCCAAGAAAAGCAGTTCATTGAGAAAGCAATTGCCAAAGGGAAAAAAGTGATAGGCATCTGCCTTGGCGCCCAGTTAATAGCGGATGTCTTAGGCGCCAAAGTATATAAAAACGCACATAAAGAAATAGGCTGGCACAACATAACACTGACCGAAAAAGCACTAGCCTCTCCCCTCTTTCAAGGATTTAATAAAGATGAAAAAGTTTTTCAATGGCATGGCGACACCTTTGATATCCCTACAGGTGCAACAAACATTGCCAGCAGTGAGGTATGCCAACACCAAGGTTTTGTGTACAAAAATCAAGTATTGGCTTTACAGTTTCACTTAGAGTCTACAGAAAAGAGTATAGAAAAATTGATCGAACATTGCCATGAAGAGCTTACGGAAAAAGATTCTTTTATACAAAGCAGTGAACAAATCAAAGAAGGTATTGAGCAAAATCTGGGAAGAAACAATACATTAATGCAGCTTCTGTACAACAGGGTTTCAAACGGATATTAA
- a CDS encoding segregation/condensation protein A, with amino-acid sequence MSFEIQLPLFKGPFDLLLFFIERDELDIHDIPIYQITNDFLDYLNKLEQMNIEVASEFILVAATLMRIKAKMLLPRPELDEAGNEIDPREELVAHLLEYKKYKSVIQELSALELDRLQKEKRGNVNRELKNLAAFSNVEAELQDLDLYKLLKVYEKVINRFEQEQNKPTHFVEQYPYTIESQKEMLMDKLKDASRLSFSEIICIKKERMAVIYNFLAILELLQYQKIMIHLGEGFNNFWIEKLEESEVTV; translated from the coding sequence GTGAGCTTTGAAATTCAACTACCATTATTTAAGGGTCCTTTTGATTTATTGCTTTTCTTTATTGAAAGGGACGAGCTAGATATTCATGATATTCCTATATATCAGATAACTAATGATTTTCTGGATTATTTGAATAAGCTGGAACAGATGAATATAGAAGTGGCCAGTGAGTTTATTCTGGTTGCTGCCACACTTATGCGTATTAAGGCGAAAATGTTGCTGCCTCGCCCAGAGCTTGATGAAGCCGGAAACGAGATTGACCCAAGAGAAGAGCTAGTTGCGCACTTGCTTGAATATAAAAAATACAAATCGGTTATTCAGGAACTTTCTGCTCTAGAACTAGACCGTCTGCAAAAAGAAAAGCGGGGCAATGTTAACAGGGAGCTTAAGAATTTGGCTGCATTTTCTAATGTGGAAGCTGAACTTCAAGATTTAGACCTCTATAAACTGTTAAAAGTGTATGAAAAGGTTATTAACCGGTTTGAACAGGAACAAAATAAGCCTACGCACTTTGTCGAACAGTACCCTTATACGATAGAAAGTCAAAAGGAAATGCTGATGGATAAACTTAAAGATGCTTCTCGTTTATCTTTCAGTGAAATTATATGTATCAAAAAAGAAAGAATGGCGGTCATTTATAACTTTCTCGCAATTTTGGAGCTTCTTCAATACCAAAAAATTATGATCCATTTGGGAGAAGGGTTTAATAATTTTTGGATTGAAAAACTGGAGGAGTCAGAAGTGACTGTTTGA